Sequence from the Prunus persica cultivar Lovell chromosome G5, Prunus_persica_NCBIv2, whole genome shotgun sequence genome:
TTCGATGTGGATCAGATGAAGGTCGTCTGGGTCGGTTCTCGCCATGCCTTGCAAGTCTCCGATCGAATTGCTCGCCTCGTAGCTAGCGATCCGGTAATTAGTTCTCATTTGATCTGTTTGGTTTCCGAAAAAATGTTTGAAAGGCTCAGAATTTTGGTTTCACATTTTAGTAGTTAATTTTTAGTTAGCGAgctgaatttttgttttactgAATTAACCATTCAAAATTATCTACTTACCTGTACTTTTTCGTTAACAATGTTCATAGTTGTATATGAATGATCCTATGAACAGATGAGTGATTGCTTTGCAGATGATCAGTTGTGGAAAAGTTGTTtgaaaatttctttctttaaaactTAGGCATGGAAAGAAATTGGATTTATTGTTCTCTTTATCTATATTCTTACTTTTCGCTTTTtctgtgtattttttttaaaatttttattttttaaatttgagtgtaattatattttgtgtGTTACTGTTTAGGTATTAAGAAAGGATGATAGAACTATGATGACTAGAAAGGAGTTGTTCAAAAACACATTGAGAAAAGCAGCTCATGGATGGAAACGGATCAATGAGCTTCGACTTTCTGGTGTGTCTCCATCTGGGAGATCTTGTTTCGtagattttgttatttttgttgttattattatcattactgttactatttttatatttttctatatCATTTTTCATTTGCTTTAATAATGCAAATTATGCTACCATTGttacagaagaagaagcatcCTGGTTTAGGCATTATGTTGATCAACCAGCATATACGGATCTTCACTGGGTAAGCTCCAATTCTCCCTTTTTGTGCCATTCTAATTTGTCTATATATCAATATCCTGTTTGatagtattttttttactaCAATTTTCCCGCTTCCTTCTATGATAAGTATTCTGCATGTTTTTGTAGCCTtcaaatatttgaattgtttgtattttttagttaatatGTTAATTTTCTCTTCAGGGAATGTTTGTGCCTTTTATTAAAGGATCTGGTACTGAGGAACAGCAAAAGAAATGGTTGCCGTTGGCATATAAGATGCAAATTATTGGTTGCTATGCACAGACTGAACTTGGTCATGGCTCCAATGTTCAAGGGCTTGAGACCACTGCAACTTTTGATCCAAAGACTGACGAGTTTGTTCTTAATAGTCCTACACTCACTTCAAGCAAAGTGagtaattttaataatgttgcttttttgttttcttctgattttttttcttttgagtgaaattttAGTATCTATGATAACAAGCTTGTGATGGGAATTGTGCTTAGTGTCATTTTGATCTAGATATTTTCAACCATAATGTGGtggttatatttttcgttGATTGAAATATCTAGTTTAGGCACTTATTTTCCTTCCTTATTGGTTGTGAATAGTGGTGGCCTGGTGGTTTGGGAAAAGCTGCTACACATGCTGTTGCTTTTGCCCGTCTTATTACTGATGGAAAAGACCATGGAGTAAATGGTAACGACCAAGTGTAACATTGTTTGGAACTTCTATCGTGGAGTGAATGGTctattgattttaattataGAACCAATTATCTTGTTTTAGGTTTCATTGTCCAACTTCGGAACTTGGATGATCACTTACCTCTTCCAGGCATAACAGTTGGTGATATCGGCATGAAATTTGGAAATGGAGCATACAACTCCATGGACAATGGTGTCCTGAGATTTGATAATGTCCGCATACCAAGGGATCAAATGTTGATGAGGTATCCACTTTGTATGCATTGTACTTGATGATAGATAGGATCGTTGTGCTTGAGTGCCCATATTTCTTATTCAAAGAGGTAGAAAGGATGGCTATTCTCATGTTCTTCTCAAATGTGCCAGGGTCGCACAAGTTACAAGAGAAGGAAAATATGTCCAATCCAATGTTCCCCGACAGCTACTTTAtggaacaatggtttttgtgcGGCAAACAATTGTAGCTGATGCTTCCACTGCTCTATCACGGGCAGTATGTATTGCCACTAGGTATAGTGCTGTTCGTCGACAATTTGGTTCAGAAAATGGTGGTGTTGAGACACAGGTATCTGATGGAACATTGCCTCATTAAGTTTGTTATCCTCTGCATGATTTTGTTCTGAAGATGTGTTATATTTTGGTTCGTGTTTTGTTCCAGGTGATCGATTACAAGACTCAGCAAAGTAGGCTCTTCCCTTTGCTGGCTTCCGCATATGCTTTCAGATTTGTTGGTGAGTGGTTGAAATGGCTATATA
This genomic interval carries:
- the LOC18776752 gene encoding peroxisomal acyl-coenzyme A oxidase 1, coding for MEGVDHLAHERSKAQFDVDQMKVVWVGSRHALQVSDRIARLVASDPVLRKDDRTMMTRKELFKNTLRKAAHGWKRINELRLSEEEASWFRHYVDQPAYTDLHWGMFVPFIKGSGTEEQQKKWLPLAYKMQIIGCYAQTELGHGSNVQGLETTATFDPKTDEFVLNSPTLTSSKWWPGGLGKAATHAVAFARLITDGKDHGVNGFIVQLRNLDDHLPLPGITVGDIGMKFGNGAYNSMDNGVLRFDNVRIPRDQMLMRVAQVTREGKYVQSNVPRQLLYGTMVFVRQTIVADASTALSRAVCIATRYSAVRRQFGSENGGVETQVIDYKTQQSRLFPLLASAYAFRFVGEWLKWLYTDVTQKLQANDFSTLPEAHACTAGLKSLTTSATADAIEECRKLCGGHGYLSNSGLPELFAVYVPACTYEGDNIVLLLQVARFLMKTVSQLPSGKKPVGTTSYMGRAEHLIQCRCNVQKVEDWLKPSVILEAFEARAIRMSIACAQDLSKFSNQEEGFAELSSNLAEAAVAHCQLIVVSKFIEKLQQDIPGKGVKEQLQNLCNIYALYIIHKHLGDFLSTGSITAKQASLANDQLRSLYSKLRPNAIALVDAFNYTDHYLGSVLGRYDGDVYPNLYAEAWKDPLNESVVPDGYREYIQPLLKNQLRNARL